A genomic segment from Ptychodera flava strain L36383 chromosome 23 unlocalized genomic scaffold, AS_Pfla_20210202 Scaffold_23__1_contigs__length_28996876_pilon, whole genome shotgun sequence encodes:
- the LOC139123922 gene encoding location of vulva defective 1-like: protein MKSEAQDVSVASTLITNADKVTYMVGGSAQTITITLGLTGDGTDDGSVTKMEVYFTDNVKFEDRDTAKTSSPVAKDFTPPITVPSAASDKKDLIEDETVELTIDSAKCGEYSHVCVVLTATNDPDTDDNDGCLPFGNSVGTEAGTKQCTVPGIKDNSFTATAPETYTIDTTTAVAFTFSIGLSNADTANSIICTAINIHLSDDESLTKKSTAVPAAGKTFPLTIAASADGNTATTGLTASIKADAAQCSSYKYMCAQVIPGNAIDCFSISDKIKCPDSTPAPGVLADSFTITSPSSYTFGTAKAVDITFSIGLTNTHTAAVECTAINTYLMKDTSETTKSSSFPVAGATFPISVAAGADGSTATTGLTASIKADEAQCSSYDRLCAELTPGGAKGCRDVSKNINCEGDSGAGFVSSNTLLTTILAFAVMLAVRP, encoded by the exons ATGAAATCTGAAGCCCAAG atgtCTCGGTTGCATCCACGTTAATTACTAACGCCGACAAGGTGACGTACATGGTTGGTGGCAGTGCACAGACTATCACCATCACTCTCGGGTTGACAGGGGACGGGACCGATGATGGCAGTGTCACCAAGATGGAAGTTTACTTCACTGACAATGTAAAATTTGAAGATAGAGATACCGCTAAGACGTCGAGTCCAGTAGCAAAGGACTTCACACCACCGATTACGGTTCCAAGCGCAGCATCAGACAAGAAAGATCTCATTGAAGATGAAACCGTTGAACTTACAATAGACTCCGCCAAGTGCGGAGAGTACTCTCACGTCTGCGTAGTACTGACTGCGACAAATGATCCTGATACTGACGATAACGATGGGTGTCTGCCATTCGGTAATTCCGTTGGTACAGAAGCGGGAACGAAGCAATGTACAg TTCCAGGTATTAAAGACAACAGTTTCACCGCCACGGCTCCCGAAACGTACACCATCGACACTACAACCGCAGTTGCCTTCACGTTCTCCATCGGTTTGTCGAATGCTGACACCGCGAATTCCATCATCTGCACAGCTATCAACATACATCTATCCGATGACGAATCTCTGACAAAGAAATCTACCGCTGTACCCGCGGCTGGGAAGACGTTTCCACTCACAATCGCCGCTAGTGCAGACGGAAACACCGCCACTACTGGTTTGACCGCTAGCATCAAGGCAGACGCTGCGCAGTGTTCTTCGTACAAATACATGTGTGCGCAAGTCATTCCAGGCAATGCCATAGACTGTTTCAGCATAAGCGACAAGATAAAATGCCCAG ACTCTACCCCAGCGCCGGGTGTTCTCGCGGACAGTTTCACCATTACGTCACCGTCTAGCTACACATTCGGAACAGCAAAGGCCGTCGATATTACCTTCTCGATCGGTCTGACCAACACTCACACCGCTGCCGTCGAATGCACCGCCATCAACACTTACCTGATGAAGGACACTTCGGAAACAACGAAGTCAAGTTCGTTTCCAGTCGCCGGCGCGACATTTCCGATATCGGTTGCCGCCGGTGCGGACGGTTCAACTGCGACTACCGGTTTAACCGCAAGCATCAAAGCCGACGAGGCGCAGTGTTCGTCGTATGACCGTCTGTGTGCCGAACTCACACCGGGTGGCGCTAAAGGCTGCCGTGATGTCAGCAAAAACATTAACTGTGAAg GTGACTCTGGGGCTGGATTCGTGTCTTCTAACACTCTGCTGACAACCATCCTGGCATTCGCTGTGATGCTAGCCGTGAGACCTTGA